A region of Anguilla rostrata isolate EN2019 chromosome 10, ASM1855537v3, whole genome shotgun sequence DNA encodes the following proteins:
- the mob1a gene encoding MOB kinase activator 1A yields MSFLFGSRSSKTFKPKKNIPEGSHQYELLKHAEATLGSGNLRQAVMLPEGEDLNEWIAVNTVDFFNQINMLYGTITEFCTETSCAVMSAGPRYEYHWADGTNIKKPIKCSAPKYIDYLMTWVQDQLDDETLFPSKIGVPFPKNFMSVAKTILKRLFRVYAHIYHQHFDSVMQLQEEAHLNTSFKHFIFFVQEFNLIDRRELAPLQDLIEKLGSKDR; encoded by the exons ATGAGCTTCCTCTT TGGCAGCCGCTCGTCGAAGACGTTCAAGCCGAAGAAGAACATTCCGGAAGGCTCTCACCAGTACGAGCTGCTGAAGCACGCGGAGGCCACGCTGGGCAGCGGGAACCTGCGGCAGGCGGTCATGCTGCCCGAGGGGGAGGACCTCAACGAGTGGATCGCCGTTAACA CTGTGGACTTTTTCAACCAGATCAACATGCTGTACGGCACCATCACCGAGTTCTGCACCGAGAccagctgtgctgtgatgtccGCCGGTCCCAG gtaTGAGTACCACTGGGCGGACGGCACTAACATTAAGAAGCCCATTAAGTGCTCCGCCCCCAAGTACATCGACTATCTGATGACCTGGGTCCAGGACCAGCTGGACGACGAGACTCTCTTCCCCTCCAAAATCG gAGTGCCCTTCCCCAAGAACTTCATGTCTGTGGCGAAGACCATCCTGAAGCGTCTGTTCCGCGTGTACGCACACATCTACCACCAGCACTTCGACTCAGTcatgcagctgcaggaggaggcccACCTCAACACCTCCTTCAAGCACTTCATCTTCTTTGTGCAG gagtTTAATCTGATTGACAGGCGGGAGCTGGCTCCCCTGCAGGACCTGATTGAGAAGCTGGGCTCCAAGGACCGATAG